The following proteins come from a genomic window of Candidatus Eisenbacteria bacterium:
- a CDS encoding sodium-translocating pyrophosphatase has protein sequence MLAALTALCVLAPPATVFAKGSGTHHGGGEASLALPDLKTVTFVGGVNGHNLLIFGLLICALGMVFGIAAYTRIRKLPVHQSMAEISELIYETCKTYLTQQGKFLIVLWAFISAIVLVYFGWLAVTGVNAAGEIQRGFPPFKVAVILFFSLVGMAGSYSVAWFGIRINTLANSRTAFAALTGKPFSCYSIPLRAGMSIGMALISVELLIMLIILLFVPGDMAGPCFIGFAIGESLGAAALRIAGGIFTKIADIGSDLMKIVFKIKEDDARNPGVIADCTGDNAGDSVGPSADGFETYGVTGVALISFILLAVREPIVQVQLLVWIFVMRVMMVVASGLSYQVNEWISRRQYATADKMDFEHPLTRLVWLTSFVSIAATYAASYVLIRGLGNGSLWWKLSTVITCGTLAGAVIPELVKIFTSMNSKHVAEVVTCSKEGGASLNILSGLVAGNFSAYWLGLAILILMSLAYGVSTLGLGSLMIAPAVFAFGLVAFGFLGMGPVTIAVDSYGPVTDNAQSIYELSVIETIPGIRQQVKAQFGFDVDFERAKHNLEENDGAGNTFKATAKPVLIGTAVVGATTMIFSIIVALTEGLKPEYVANLSLLHAPFLLGLIAGGAMIYWFTGASTQAVTAGAYRAVEFIKRNIKLEGTTKASVSDSKKVVEICTQYAQKGMFNIFLAVFFGTLAFAFVEPFFFIGYLISIALFGLFQAIFMANAGGAWDNAKKVVEVTLKEKGTELHAATVVGDTVGDPFKDTSSVAMNPVIKFTTLFGLLAVELAVSLARQQGPTLTGVLAAAFLLVSMTFVWRSFYAMRITGTTK, from the coding sequence ATGCTGGCGGCGCTTACGGCGCTGTGCGTGCTCGCGCCCCCCGCGACGGTTTTCGCGAAGGGTAGTGGGACGCATCACGGCGGGGGAGAGGCGAGTCTCGCGCTTCCGGACCTCAAGACCGTGACGTTCGTCGGAGGCGTCAACGGCCACAACCTTCTCATCTTCGGGCTTCTCATCTGCGCCCTCGGCATGGTGTTCGGCATCGCGGCCTACACGCGAATCCGGAAGCTCCCGGTCCATCAATCCATGGCGGAGATCTCGGAGCTGATCTACGAGACCTGCAAGACCTACCTGACCCAGCAGGGCAAGTTCCTCATCGTGCTATGGGCGTTCATCAGCGCCATCGTCCTGGTCTACTTCGGCTGGCTGGCCGTGACCGGCGTCAACGCCGCGGGCGAGATCCAGCGAGGATTCCCGCCCTTCAAGGTCGCGGTCATCCTGTTCTTCAGCCTCGTCGGGATGGCAGGAAGTTACAGCGTGGCGTGGTTCGGAATCCGGATCAACACGCTGGCCAACTCCCGGACCGCGTTCGCCGCCCTGACCGGAAAGCCTTTCTCCTGCTACTCCATACCACTCCGAGCCGGCATGAGCATCGGCATGGCGCTGATCTCGGTCGAGCTTCTGATCATGCTCATCATCCTGCTCTTCGTACCGGGGGACATGGCCGGGCCCTGCTTCATCGGCTTCGCGATCGGAGAGTCGCTCGGCGCCGCGGCGCTCCGAATCGCGGGTGGCATCTTCACGAAGATCGCCGACATCGGCTCGGACCTCATGAAGATCGTATTCAAGATCAAGGAGGACGACGCGAGGAACCCCGGCGTGATCGCGGACTGCACCGGCGACAACGCGGGAGATTCGGTGGGCCCCTCGGCCGACGGCTTCGAGACCTACGGCGTGACCGGAGTCGCGCTCATCTCCTTCATCCTGCTGGCCGTTCGCGAGCCGATCGTCCAGGTTCAGCTCCTGGTCTGGATCTTCGTGATGCGCGTCATGATGGTGGTCGCGAGCGGGCTCTCCTACCAGGTGAACGAGTGGATCAGCCGCCGCCAGTACGCGACGGCCGACAAGATGGACTTCGAGCATCCGCTCACGCGTCTCGTCTGGCTGACCTCCTTCGTCTCGATCGCGGCCACCTACGCCGCGTCGTACGTGCTCATCCGCGGCCTGGGCAACGGGTCGCTCTGGTGGAAGCTTTCGACGGTGATCACGTGCGGCACTCTGGCGGGAGCGGTAATCCCCGAGCTGGTCAAGATCTTCACCTCCATGAACTCCAAGCACGTGGCCGAAGTCGTGACCTGCTCGAAGGAGGGAGGCGCGTCGCTCAACATCCTGTCGGGGCTCGTGGCGGGGAATTTCAGCGCCTACTGGCTCGGCCTCGCGATTTTGATCCTCATGTCGCTCGCGTACGGGGTCAGCACGCTGGGGCTTGGAAGTCTCATGATCGCCCCCGCTGTCTTCGCCTTCGGGCTTGTGGCGTTCGGGTTTCTGGGGATGGGGCCGGTGACGATCGCGGTGGACTCCTACGGTCCGGTGACCGACAACGCGCAATCCATCTACGAGCTATCGGTGATCGAGACGATCCCGGGCATCCGCCAGCAGGTCAAGGCGCAGTTCGGATTCGACGTCGACTTCGAGCGGGCGAAGCACAATCTCGAGGAGAACGACGGCGCCGGGAACACGTTCAAGGCGACCGCCAAGCCGGTTCTCATCGGCACGGCCGTGGTGGGCGCGACCACGATGATCTTCTCGATCATCGTCGCCCTGACCGAGGGCCTGAAGCCCGAGTACGTGGCGAACCTCTCGCTCCTCCACGCGCCCTTCTTGCTGGGCCTGATCGCGGGGGGCGCCATGATCTACTGGTTCACGGGAGCTTCCACGCAGGCGGTGACGGCGGGCGCCTACCGCGCGGTCGAGTTCATCAAGCGGAACATCAAGCTCGAGGGGACGACCAAAGCCTCGGTCTCCGACTCCAAGAAGGTTGTCGAGATCTGCACCCAGTACGCGCAGAAGGGGATGTTCAATATCTTCCTCGCGGTCTTCTTCGGAACCCTGGCGTTCGCCTTCGTCGAGCCCTTCTTCTTCATCGGCTACCTGATCTCGATCGCGCTCTTCGGTCTGTTCCAGGCCATCTTCATGGCAAACGCGGGTGGGGCGTGGGACAACGCGAAGAAGGTGGTCGAGGTGACCTTGAAGGAGAAGGGAACAGAGCTGCACGCCGCCACCGTCGTCGGCGACACGGTGGGGGATCCGTTCAAGGACACCTCGTCCGTAGCCATGAACCCGGTGATCAAGTTCACGACCCTCTTCGGGCTTCTCGCCGTGGAGCTGGCCGTTTCCCTGGCGCGCCAGCAGGGCCCGACCCTGACGGGCGTCCTGGCCGCGGCGTTTCTTCTCGTGTCGATGACGTTTGTCTGGCGGTCGTTCTACGCGATGCGGATCACGGGGACGACGAAGTAG
- a CDS encoding FAD-binding oxidoreductase, whose translation MTRPAEVVSIDASAIENLLKTFRGDVVRPGGADYEKLRRVWNGSIDRRPGVIARCTGVADVLAAVRFARERGLLVAVRSGGHSFPGLSACNDGMIIDLAPMRGIRVDPERRTARAQAGVLLGELDRETQAFGLAVPAGVVTHTGLAGLTLGGGIGWIMRKYGLTIDQLLSVDLVTANGEFVTASESVNADLFWGVRGGGGNFGIVTEFEFRLNPLGPQVMAGPVFWTMEEAPRVLRLYRDWIADCPDELMTIVVQRRAPALPAVPPDLVGKRVIAVAACYAGPVEDGERVLRPLKGFGSPVLDLCQPKPFLAHQAMFDPSFRRGCWYYVRSCDVARLDDDVIDIVVEYGNRITSPITSLALWQMGGAVSRVADDDTAFHGRNAGFTFNINGNSETGDGFDAEREWARAFWTALAPHHTSVYVNFLMEEGEERVRQAYGAPKYARLKALKRTYDPTNFFRMNQNIRPD comes from the coding sequence ATGACACGGCCGGCTGAAGTCGTATCGATCGACGCATCCGCCATCGAAAACCTTCTCAAGACATTTCGGGGCGATGTCGTCCGTCCGGGGGGTGCCGATTACGAGAAGCTCCGGAGGGTGTGGAACGGATCGATCGATCGCCGCCCCGGGGTCATCGCCAGATGCACCGGGGTCGCGGATGTCCTGGCGGCGGTCCGATTCGCACGGGAGCGGGGACTGCTGGTTGCGGTGCGCAGCGGCGGGCACAGCTTCCCCGGCTTGTCCGCTTGCAACGACGGCATGATCATCGATCTGGCTCCCATGCGAGGAATTCGCGTGGATCCCGAGCGTAGAACGGCGCGAGCCCAGGCCGGCGTGCTCCTGGGCGAGTTGGACCGGGAAACCCAAGCGTTCGGCCTCGCGGTTCCCGCGGGCGTCGTGACCCACACCGGCCTCGCGGGGCTCACGCTCGGCGGCGGCATCGGTTGGATCATGCGGAAGTACGGGCTTACGATCGACCAGCTTCTCTCCGTCGATCTCGTCACCGCGAACGGAGAGTTCGTGACGGCGAGCGAGAGCGTGAATGCCGATCTGTTCTGGGGCGTTCGCGGTGGCGGCGGCAACTTCGGCATCGTGACCGAATTCGAGTTCCGGCTGAACCCGCTCGGTCCTCAGGTCATGGCGGGCCCGGTCTTCTGGACGATGGAGGAAGCTCCCCGGGTGCTGCGTCTCTACCGTGATTGGATCGCGGACTGTCCCGATGAGTTGATGACCATCGTCGTGCAGCGTCGCGCGCCAGCGCTCCCCGCCGTCCCACCGGATCTCGTCGGGAAGCGCGTGATCGCGGTGGCCGCCTGCTACGCGGGTCCGGTGGAGGACGGAGAGCGCGTGCTGCGGCCGCTCAAGGGATTCGGGTCGCCCGTGCTCGACCTGTGTCAGCCCAAGCCGTTTCTCGCTCATCAGGCGATGTTCGACCCGTCGTTCCGGCGCGGCTGCTGGTATTACGTAAGGTCCTGCGACGTCGCGCGGCTCGACGACGATGTCATCGATATCGTGGTGGAATACGGGAATCGCATCACGTCACCCATCACAAGCCTCGCCCTGTGGCAGATGGGAGGTGCCGTCTCCCGAGTCGCTGACGACGATACCGCATTCCACGGCCGGAACGCAGGCTTCACGTTCAACATCAACGGCAACAGCGAAACCGGGGATGGATTCGACGCAGAGCGGGAGTGGGCCCGCGCCTTCTGGACCGCCCTCGCTCCACACCACACGAGCGTGTACGTCAATTTCTTGATGGAGGAGGGGGAGGAGCGCGTCAGGCAAGCCTACGGAGCGCCGAAGTACGCGCGGCTGAAGGCGCTCAAGCGAACCTACGACCCGACGAATTTCTTTCGCATGAACCAGAACATCCGCCCGGATTGA
- a CDS encoding ABC transporter ATP-binding protein yields the protein MNAPLRVESLVKSYGSRPALAGVSLHVAEGEIFGLLGPNGAGKTTLIRCVVGRVVPNSGSITIFGDPVGSAQARARIGYIPQEIALYPRLTAEENLTVFGRYAGVSGEALPGAIRGCLDWAGLTERSKEPVMKFSGGMKRRLNMAAGLLQRPKLVLLDEPTTGVDPQSRQRIYAMVEELRADGASVIYTTHYMEEAERLCDRIAIIDHGKIIALGTHGELVRQNFGSRCELVLHCDGEAAAAHSKWAEARGGAVNGASFRFPVSDPAFEIAEILESARAEAVPVRDLSFKSPNLESVFLHLTGRGLRE from the coding sequence ATGAACGCCCCGCTTCGCGTCGAATCGCTCGTCAAGTCCTATGGCTCCCGTCCCGCCCTCGCGGGGGTTTCCTTGCACGTGGCCGAGGGGGAGATCTTCGGTCTCCTCGGCCCGAACGGCGCGGGCAAGACGACCCTCATCCGCTGCGTCGTGGGCCGGGTCGTGCCGAACTCAGGGTCCATCACGATCTTCGGCGATCCGGTCGGGAGCGCCCAGGCGCGGGCGCGGATCGGCTACATCCCGCAAGAGATCGCGCTCTATCCGCGGCTCACCGCCGAAGAGAACCTCACCGTGTTCGGACGCTATGCCGGAGTCTCGGGGGAGGCGCTGCCCGGCGCGATCCGGGGCTGCCTCGATTGGGCCGGCCTCACGGAGAGATCCAAAGAGCCGGTGATGAAATTTTCCGGCGGAATGAAACGAAGGCTCAACATGGCCGCCGGGCTCTTGCAGAGGCCGAAGCTCGTCCTCCTCGATGAGCCCACGACCGGGGTCGATCCGCAGTCGCGCCAGCGGATCTACGCGATGGTCGAGGAGCTTCGCGCGGACGGCGCCTCGGTGATCTACACGACCCACTACATGGAGGAAGCCGAGCGGCTCTGCGACCGCATCGCCATCATCGACCACGGGAAGATCATCGCGCTGGGAACGCACGGGGAGCTGGTCCGCCAGAATTTCGGCTCGAGGTGCGAGCTGGTGCTCCACTGCGACGGGGAGGCCGCGGCGGCTCACTCGAAGTGGGCGGAGGCGCGAGGCGGCGCCGTGAACGGAGCCTCGTTCCGGTTCCCCGTCTCTGATCCGGCCTTCGAAATCGCCGAGATTCTCGAGTCCGCGCGGGCCGAAGCGGTTCCGGTCCGCGATCTCTCATTCAAGTCGCCGAACCTCGAATCGGTATTTCTCCACCTGACCGGAAGGGGGCTCCGCGAATGA
- a CDS encoding ABC transporter permease: MIFSIVRTGFMNLRRDRGALTLSFIVPIAFFSIFAGIFGSRSGGTDPIRMAVVDEDHSELSRRLVEALLAEGGLRAQTGPAAAKGAQASLYDARTAEAAVRSGDLPVAVIIPKGFGESPIQFGPSAKQTKLQILNDSSDPIAAQVVYGLIQKSAMVSLPDAMASEGAKYLDRVSGGLTSEQRARVDRSMQELRVYSESRRKQAAGGGGGAGAAAGGTTLTGLVSADIRDVVGENKKNPLVAFYAAGIGVMFLLFSASAAGGAILDESESGTLDRILSSRVTMSTLLLGKLLYSALLGISQLTVMFLWGALAFKVELFRHLGGFFLMATVTAFASAGLGLALAASCKTRAQLGALTTLVVLVMSALGGSMVPRFIMPEFLQKIGLVTFNAWALDGFTKIFWREEPVTHVWPQVLVLVGAATLFFAIARRLARRWEVA; this comes from the coding sequence ATGATCTTCTCGATCGTGCGAACGGGCTTCATGAACCTCCGCCGGGACCGAGGCGCCCTCACCTTGAGCTTCATCGTGCCGATCGCCTTCTTCTCGATCTTCGCGGGGATCTTCGGAAGCAGGAGCGGCGGGACCGACCCGATCCGAATGGCGGTGGTCGACGAAGACCATAGCGAGCTGTCCCGGCGCCTCGTCGAAGCGCTGCTGGCAGAGGGAGGCTTGAGAGCCCAGACCGGACCCGCGGCGGCGAAAGGGGCTCAAGCTTCCCTCTATGACGCGCGCACCGCGGAAGCCGCCGTGCGCTCGGGCGATCTCCCGGTTGCGGTGATCATTCCGAAGGGGTTCGGGGAATCCCCAATCCAGTTCGGCCCCTCGGCGAAGCAGACCAAGCTTCAGATCCTGAACGACAGCTCCGATCCGATCGCGGCGCAAGTGGTGTACGGGCTGATTCAGAAATCGGCGATGGTCTCGCTCCCGGACGCAATGGCATCGGAAGGCGCCAAGTACCTGGACCGCGTGAGCGGCGGGCTCACGAGCGAGCAAAGGGCGCGGGTCGATCGGTCCATGCAGGAGCTTCGCGTCTACTCAGAGTCGAGGCGGAAGCAGGCGGCCGGCGGTGGCGGCGGCGCGGGCGCCGCGGCCGGCGGCACGACCCTGACCGGCCTGGTCTCGGCGGATATTCGGGACGTGGTCGGGGAGAACAAGAAAAATCCGCTCGTCGCCTTCTACGCGGCCGGCATCGGCGTCATGTTCCTTCTCTTCAGCGCGTCGGCGGCGGGAGGGGCGATCCTGGATGAATCCGAGAGCGGCACCCTCGACCGGATCCTCTCTTCGCGGGTGACGATGAGCACCCTACTTCTCGGGAAGCTTCTCTATTCGGCGCTACTCGGAATCAGCCAGCTCACGGTGATGTTTCTTTGGGGAGCGCTCGCGTTCAAGGTCGAGCTGTTCCGCCATCTCGGAGGTTTTTTCCTGATGGCGACGGTGACCGCCTTTGCCTCGGCCGGCCTGGGTCTGGCGCTCGCCGCCTCGTGTAAGACGCGGGCTCAGCTCGGCGCGCTCACCACGCTCGTCGTGCTGGTCATGTCCGCCCTCGGTGGTAGCATGGTTCCGCGTTTCATCATGCCGGAGTTTCTTCAGAAGATCGGGCTCGTGACGTTCAACGCGTGGGCGCTCGACGGATTCACGAAGATCTTCTGGCGCGAGGAGCCGGTCACCCACGTCTGGCCGCAAGTGCTCGTGCTGGTTGGAGCCGCGACGCTGTTTTTCGCGATAGCGCGAAGGCTCGCGCGCCGGTGGGAGGTGGCGTGA
- a CDS encoding DNA-3-methyladenine glycosylase I has protein sequence MAGRRVCAWAGDDPLMRRYHDEEWGVPVHDDRRLFEFLILEGAQAGLSWSTILRKRESYREAFAGFDPARVARFDARRRAMLLKNAGIVRNRLKVESTVSNARAFLDVRKEFGSFDSYVWRFVDGKPIQNHRTSLREVPARTPESDALSVDLRKRGFRFVGSTIMYAFMQAVGMVNDHEVSCYRQREIASRRERAPARNRTQRVEARDGGPGPRSS, from the coding sequence ATGGCGGGCAGACGGGTCTGCGCGTGGGCCGGCGACGATCCCCTGATGCGTCGCTACCACGACGAGGAATGGGGCGTGCCGGTGCACGACGATCGGCGCCTCTTCGAGTTCCTAATCTTAGAGGGTGCGCAAGCGGGCCTTTCGTGGAGCACGATCCTTCGCAAACGGGAGAGCTACCGCGAAGCCTTCGCCGGTTTCGATCCGGCGCGTGTCGCTCGTTTCGATGCGCGGCGGCGGGCAATGCTCCTCAAGAATGCGGGCATCGTGCGGAATCGCCTCAAGGTCGAATCGACCGTGTCGAACGCCCGCGCGTTTCTCGACGTGCGGAAGGAGTTCGGGAGCTTCGACAGCTACGTCTGGCGATTCGTGGATGGGAAGCCGATCCAGAATCACCGAACAAGCCTGCGCGAGGTCCCCGCGCGCACCCCGGAATCGGATGCCCTGAGCGTCGATCTCCGAAAGCGGGGCTTCCGGTTCGTCGGGTCCACGATCATGTACGCCTTCATGCAGGCGGTGGGAATGGTGAACGATCATGAGGTCTCGTGCTACCGCCAACGGGAGATCGCGAGCCGGCGTGAGCGTGCGCCGGCCAGGAATCGAACCCAAAGAGTCGAGGCCCGGGACGGTGGCCCCGGGCCTCGCTCATCGTGA
- a CDS encoding porin family protein, whose product MESWKSFFLITAVLLVPAASASASGGWLIDANAGIGIPTSDFGKDWKSGLLMGASAAYALTPQFAVGVDGSYVKNDPSNDYAAILKSSSADDEFKLVHYGAHGKWIAPATANRVSPYLVAGVGLYSVKNNYVEPTFSVESTQTAFGLRGGVGFDWMIGSTWGLAFEGDYHHVMIDKDKFGYKSAPFIGVTAGIHWALHPGAK is encoded by the coding sequence ATGGAATCCTGGAAGAGCTTTTTCCTGATTACGGCCGTGCTCCTCGTGCCCGCCGCGTCCGCCTCCGCGAGCGGCGGATGGCTGATTGACGCCAACGCGGGGATAGGCATTCCGACGAGCGATTTCGGCAAGGACTGGAAATCCGGCCTCCTGATGGGCGCCTCGGCGGCCTACGCGCTCACCCCCCAATTCGCGGTCGGTGTGGACGGATCGTACGTGAAGAACGACCCATCCAACGATTACGCGGCGATCCTCAAGTCCTCCAGCGCGGATGATGAATTCAAGCTCGTCCATTACGGCGCGCACGGGAAATGGATCGCTCCCGCGACCGCGAACCGGGTGAGCCCCTACCTTGTGGCCGGGGTGGGGCTCTACAGCGTGAAAAACAACTACGTGGAGCCGACGTTTTCGGTCGAATCGACCCAGACCGCCTTCGGGCTTCGCGGCGGCGTGGGGTTCGATTGGATGATCGGCTCGACCTGGGGTCTTGCGTTCGAGGGCGACTACCACCACGTCATGATCGACAAGGACAAGTTCGGATACAAATCGGCGCCGTTCATCGGAGTGACCGCCGGCATTCACTGGGCGCTGCACCCGGGGGCGAAGTAG
- a CDS encoding porin family protein, translating into MRSRKSLFLLAAFLLLVPAAAFANGGWMIDARAGVGLPMGDFGNEFKSGLLIGVDASHMMSPQFALGFDGNYIKNNPSDDNQAALDAVFGPGTDAAAKFLHYGVHAKYMMSTKGTKMTPYLVGGAGLYNVKVEVTPPGGPDISDSETKLGIRGGLGLNWMMGQNWGLGFQADYNDVFTSDQSSQYIGLSGGLHFNLTPSSHQ; encoded by the coding sequence ATGAGGTCCCGGAAGAGCCTGTTTTTGCTAGCGGCGTTTCTGCTCCTCGTCCCTGCGGCGGCCTTCGCCAACGGCGGCTGGATGATCGATGCACGCGCCGGTGTCGGACTCCCGATGGGCGACTTCGGTAATGAGTTCAAGTCGGGTCTCCTTATCGGCGTCGATGCCTCTCACATGATGAGCCCGCAGTTCGCCCTCGGCTTCGATGGGAATTACATCAAGAACAACCCCAGCGATGACAACCAGGCAGCGCTCGACGCCGTGTTCGGGCCGGGCACGGATGCCGCCGCCAAGTTCCTCCACTACGGCGTGCACGCCAAGTACATGATGTCCACGAAGGGTACGAAGATGACCCCGTACCTGGTCGGCGGAGCAGGTCTCTACAATGTCAAGGTCGAGGTCACGCCTCCAGGTGGTCCGGACATCAGCGATTCGGAGACGAAGTTGGGTATTCGCGGCGGCCTTGGATTGAATTGGATGATGGGGCAGAACTGGGGCCTCGGATTCCAGGCCGACTACAACGATGTCTTCACGAGCGACCAATCTTCGCAGTACATCGGACTCTCGGGCGGGCTTCACTTCAATCTCACGCCAAGCTCGCACCAGTAG
- a CDS encoding AI-2E family transporter encodes MAITENGSARIILIALLVASLVLVWLIIRPFAAALFMAAVLAVTFHRWYARLLTRVRGRRTLAAGIITACLVLALVLPVAALGVIAVREAAESLDFLHKVLAEEGVEGLIRQVPEPIQGWVAQRWRQIPKRDQNAEFIFNLERRAAASIPRLLNEAGQIVAQALLMSVALFFMLMDGGRLLAWLDVISPLQRRQMRELFSEFRRVSASVLLGSVVTAGAQAAAALVGYLIARAPNPSFLALATFFLGLIPILGAGGFSFAVAIYLYLTGHVYAAVFLAIWSTFVVGMVDNVLKPIVIKGGMEMHGAIVFFALIGGLAAFGPVGLVLGPLSVSLLLAVLRIYQRDFPESEGAAASP; translated from the coding sequence ATGGCGATAACGGAAAACGGATCGGCCCGGATCATCCTGATCGCTCTGCTTGTCGCTTCGCTCGTTCTCGTCTGGTTGATCATCCGGCCCTTCGCCGCCGCTCTCTTCATGGCGGCGGTGCTCGCGGTCACGTTTCATCGCTGGTATGCCCGGCTCCTTACCCGTGTGCGCGGACGCCGAACCCTCGCCGCCGGCATCATCACAGCCTGTCTCGTGCTCGCGCTGGTCTTGCCCGTCGCCGCTCTCGGGGTGATTGCGGTGCGGGAGGCCGCGGAGAGCCTGGATTTTCTCCACAAGGTGCTCGCAGAGGAAGGCGTGGAAGGACTCATCCGGCAAGTGCCCGAGCCGATCCAGGGCTGGGTCGCCCAGCGGTGGCGCCAGATACCGAAGCGCGACCAGAATGCGGAATTTATCTTCAATCTCGAGCGTCGGGCGGCCGCGTCGATCCCCCGTCTCCTCAACGAGGCCGGGCAGATCGTCGCCCAAGCCCTGCTCATGTCGGTCGCGCTCTTCTTCATGCTCATGGACGGCGGGAGGCTCCTCGCCTGGCTGGACGTGATCTCGCCGCTTCAGCGAAGACAGATGCGCGAGCTGTTCTCGGAATTCCGTCGCGTCTCGGCCAGCGTGTTGCTCGGCTCGGTGGTGACCGCGGGCGCGCAGGCCGCGGCCGCGCTCGTCGGGTACCTCATCGCGCGGGCGCCGAATCCTTCCTTCCTCGCCCTCGCGACGTTCTTCCTGGGGCTGATTCCGATTCTAGGCGCCGGAGGATTTTCCTTCGCGGTCGCCATCTATCTCTACCTGACGGGGCATGTCTATGCGGCGGTCTTTCTCGCCATCTGGAGCACGTTCGTGGTCGGGATGGTGGACAACGTCCTGAAGCCGATCGTGATCAAAGGCGGGATGGAAATGCACGGGGCGATCGTCTTCTTCGCGTTGATCGGAGGGCTCGCGGCGTTCGGTCCCGTCGGACTCGTGCTCGGCCCGCTCAGCGTGAGCCTTCTGCTCGCCGTCCTGCGCATCTACCAGCGCGACTTCCCGGAATCCGAAGGGGCCGCGGCCTCACCGTAG
- a CDS encoding DUF899 domain-containing protein translates to MTKHTTGTRNEWLAARLKLLEAEKELTRRSDELARRRQELPWVRIDKEYRFETDEGSASLADLFRGCSQLLVYHFMFGPDYTAGCPHCSAIADGFDGFVVHLANHDVTLSAVSRAPLAKLQAFKQRMGWTFPWASSLGGDFNFDFNVSLTEEQQREGAEYNYQREAARRRREGSEGGDAGSLAATTGTDVATYMRERPGMSAFALEEGVVYHTYSAYARGLDGLWGLYQWLDRAPRGRNETGVWMRRHDEYDKR, encoded by the coding sequence ATGACGAAGCACACGACCGGGACACGTAATGAGTGGCTCGCGGCACGGCTCAAGCTGCTCGAGGCGGAGAAGGAGCTAACGCGGCGCAGCGACGAGCTGGCGCGGCGGCGGCAGGAGCTCCCGTGGGTCCGGATCGACAAGGAGTATCGATTCGAAACCGACGAGGGGAGCGCCTCGCTGGCAGATCTCTTCCGAGGCTGCTCGCAGCTCCTCGTCTACCACTTCATGTTCGGGCCCGACTACACGGCGGGGTGTCCGCACTGCTCGGCGATCGCGGACGGGTTCGACGGCTTCGTCGTCCATCTCGCCAACCACGACGTCACGCTCTCGGCGGTGTCGCGGGCTCCGCTCGCCAAGCTGCAGGCGTTCAAGCAGCGGATGGGCTGGACGTTCCCCTGGGCGTCCTCGCTCGGCGGGGACTTCAACTTCGACTTCAACGTCTCGCTCACCGAGGAACAACAGCGCGAAGGGGCCGAATACAACTACCAGCGCGAGGCGGCGAGGAGACGGCGCGAGGGTTCGGAGGGTGGCGACGCGGGGTCCTTAGCGGCCACGACCGGAACCGACGTGGCCACGTACATGCGCGAGAGGCCGGGCATGAGCGCGTTCGCGCTCGAGGAGGGCGTCGTCTACCACACCTATTCCGCCTATGCGCGCGGACTGGACGGCCTCTGGGGCCTGTACCAGTGGCTCGACCGCGCACCCAGGGGACGCAACGAGACCGGCGTCTGGATGCGCCGCCACGACGAGTACGACAAGCGCTGA
- a CDS encoding DUF488 family protein, with protein MSVRIVRLGTSRDHGEGTRIGTVRRPPRGVPKGEFSSQNWYDVWFPNLAPSVETMKVGQEARTPAQWAKFTKRYRAEMAEPYARHALKLLAALSHATNFSVGCYCEHESRCHRSILRQLLIENGAKVE; from the coding sequence ATGAGCGTTCGAATTGTCCGTCTTGGCACTTCGCGTGACCACGGCGAGGGAACAAGGATAGGAACCGTTCGTCGCCCTCCCCGCGGTGTGCCGAAAGGCGAGTTCTCGTCCCAGAACTGGTACGACGTCTGGTTTCCGAATCTGGCTCCGAGCGTTGAGACGATGAAGGTCGGCCAAGAAGCGAGGACGCCGGCGCAATGGGCCAAGTTCACGAAGAGGTACAGGGCCGAGATGGCAGAGCCCTACGCCAGGCACGCCCTGAAGCTCTTGGCCGCACTGTCGCATGCAACGAACTTCTCCGTGGGCTGCTACTGCGAGCACGAGAGCCGCTGCCACCGCTCTATCCTGCGCCAACTTCTCATTGAGAACGGAGCCAAAGTCGAGTAG